A genomic window from Glycine max cultivar Williams 82 chromosome 17, Glycine_max_v4.0, whole genome shotgun sequence includes:
- the LOC100795262 gene encoding BTB/POZ domain-containing protein At5g47800 isoform X1, with amino-acid sequence MKFMKLGTKADTFYTEQATRTLISEIAADLVIQINDITYLLHKLQFPLLPKCGLLQRLCYDTSDSESVSLELHDIPGGEDAFELCAKFCYGIAINISAHNFVSALCAAKFLRMNDSIEKGNLVGKLESFFNSCILEGWKDSIATLQTTATLPEWSENLGIVRKCIDSIIEKILTPPPQVKWSYTYTRPGYTKKQHHSVPKDWWTEDVSDLDIDLFRCIIMAIRSTYVLPPQLIGEALHVYACRWLPGLTKLKSSGSSASQTEESNKEKNRKILETIVSMIPADRGSVSVGFLFRLLSISIHLGVSSVTKTELIRRASLQFEEATVSDLLYPSKSSSDQNYYDTELVLAVLETFLKLWKRMSPGAVDNSYFLRSIRNVGKLIDSYLQVVARDDNMQVSKFVSLAETVPSIAREDHDDLYQAINIYLKVHTDLSKADKKRLCGILDCQRLSPEVRAHAVKNELLPLRTVVQLLYFEQDKGSKATTSHKLPKPHEILLGAKHRPATTNEEFNGEEIRERDHHKTKRSDGKLLALDLEKKMVIKGDIEETRSEKARGIKDASSSSGKVDLDPKKIIRRTRSKSEHGVKK; translated from the exons atgaagttcATGAAACTTGGAACAAAGGCAGATACTTTCTACACTGAACAAGCTACCAG GACTCTGATATCAGAGATAGCTGCAGACCTTGTGATACAAATCAATGATATTACTTATCTGTTACACAAG CTGCAGTTTCCGCTTCTTCCAAAATGTGGCCTCCTACAAAGGCTTTGCTATGACACAAGTGATTCCGAGAGTGTCTCTCTAGAGCTTCATGATATACCAGGAGGAGAAGATGCTTTTGAACTCTGTGCCAAGTTTTGTTACGGAATCGCAATCAACATAAGTGCTCATAACTTTGTATCCGCTCTCTGTGCAGCCAAGTTCCTTAGAATGAACGATTCCATTGAGAAGGGAAACTTGGTAGGCAAACTTGAGTCTTTCTTCAACTCATGCATTCTTGAAGGTTGGAAGGATTCCATTGCAACGCTTCAAACTACTGCTACGTTGCCAGAGTGGTCTGAGAACCTTGGTATTGTCAGAAAGTGCATTGATTCAATTATTGAGAAAATTCTCACACCCCCGCCACAG GTCAAATGGTCCTACACCTACACCAGGCCAGGTTACACAAAAAAACAACACCATTCTGTGCCAAAGGATTGGTGGACGGAGGATGTTTCTGATCTTGACATAGATCTTTTCAGGTGCATAATCATGGCTATTAGATCAACCTATGTGCTCCCTCCGCAGCTTATTGGagaagctttgcatgtctatgCCTGCCGGTGGCTACCGGGCCTCACGAAGCTCAAAAGTTCTGGCAGTTCAGCGTCTCAAACAGAAGAATCTAATAAGGAGAAAAACCGAAAAATTCTTGAAACAATCGTGAGCATGATTCCTGCAGATAGAGGGTCTGTTTCGGTTGGCTTCTTGTTTAGGCTTCTCAGCATTTCAATTCACCTTGGTGTCTCTTCGGTGACCAAAACAGAACTAATAAGAAGAGCAAGCTTACAGTTTGAAGAGGCAACAGTGAGTGACCTACTTTACCCTTCAAAATCCTCTTCTGACCAGAACTATTATGATACAGAGTTGGTTCTAGCAGTGTTGGAAACTTTCTTGAAGCTTTGGAAAAGAATGTCCCCTGGGGCTGTGGATAACAGCTACTTTTTGAGATCAATCAGAAATGTTGGCAAGCTCATCGATTCCTATCTTCAAGTGGTCGCAAGGGATGACAACATGCAGGTATCAAAGTTtgtgtctcttgctgaaactgtgCCCAGTATTGCCCGGGAAGATCATGATGATCTCTACCAAGCAATTAACATCTATCTTAAG GTACATACTGACCTGAGCAAGGCAGACAAGAAGCGTCTGTGTGGGATTCTAGACTGCCAAAGATTGTCACCAGAAGTGCGTGCCCATGCAGTAAAAAACGAGCTTCTGCCATTAAGAACCGTAGTGCAACTTCTCTATTTTGAACAAGACAAAGGCTCTAAGGCAACCACAAGTCACAAACTGCCAAAGCCACATGAGATACTTCTGGGAGCAAAACATAGACCAGCTACAACTAACGAAGAATTCAACGGAGAAGAAATTAGAGAAAGGGACCACcacaaaactaaaagatcaGATGGTAAGTTGTTGGCATTGGACTTGGAAAAAAAGATGGTTATAAAAGGAGACATTGAGGAGACACGGTCTGAGAAAGCCAGGGGAATCAAAGATGCAAGTAGTTCAAGCGGCAAGGTGGACTTGGATcccaaaaaaatcattagaaGGACAAGAAGTAAATCAGAACATGGCGTCAAAAAGTAA
- the LOC100795262 gene encoding BTB/POZ domain-containing protein At5g47800 isoform X2 produces the protein MKFMKLGTKADTFYTEQATRTLISEIAADLVIQINDITYLLHKFPLLPKCGLLQRLCYDTSDSESVSLELHDIPGGEDAFELCAKFCYGIAINISAHNFVSALCAAKFLRMNDSIEKGNLVGKLESFFNSCILEGWKDSIATLQTTATLPEWSENLGIVRKCIDSIIEKILTPPPQVKWSYTYTRPGYTKKQHHSVPKDWWTEDVSDLDIDLFRCIIMAIRSTYVLPPQLIGEALHVYACRWLPGLTKLKSSGSSASQTEESNKEKNRKILETIVSMIPADRGSVSVGFLFRLLSISIHLGVSSVTKTELIRRASLQFEEATVSDLLYPSKSSSDQNYYDTELVLAVLETFLKLWKRMSPGAVDNSYFLRSIRNVGKLIDSYLQVVARDDNMQVSKFVSLAETVPSIAREDHDDLYQAINIYLKVHTDLSKADKKRLCGILDCQRLSPEVRAHAVKNELLPLRTVVQLLYFEQDKGSKATTSHKLPKPHEILLGAKHRPATTNEEFNGEEIRERDHHKTKRSDGKLLALDLEKKMVIKGDIEETRSEKARGIKDASSSSGKVDLDPKKIIRRTRSKSEHGVKK, from the exons atgaagttcATGAAACTTGGAACAAAGGCAGATACTTTCTACACTGAACAAGCTACCAG GACTCTGATATCAGAGATAGCTGCAGACCTTGTGATACAAATCAATGATATTACTTATCTGTTACACAAG TTTCCGCTTCTTCCAAAATGTGGCCTCCTACAAAGGCTTTGCTATGACACAAGTGATTCCGAGAGTGTCTCTCTAGAGCTTCATGATATACCAGGAGGAGAAGATGCTTTTGAACTCTGTGCCAAGTTTTGTTACGGAATCGCAATCAACATAAGTGCTCATAACTTTGTATCCGCTCTCTGTGCAGCCAAGTTCCTTAGAATGAACGATTCCATTGAGAAGGGAAACTTGGTAGGCAAACTTGAGTCTTTCTTCAACTCATGCATTCTTGAAGGTTGGAAGGATTCCATTGCAACGCTTCAAACTACTGCTACGTTGCCAGAGTGGTCTGAGAACCTTGGTATTGTCAGAAAGTGCATTGATTCAATTATTGAGAAAATTCTCACACCCCCGCCACAG GTCAAATGGTCCTACACCTACACCAGGCCAGGTTACACAAAAAAACAACACCATTCTGTGCCAAAGGATTGGTGGACGGAGGATGTTTCTGATCTTGACATAGATCTTTTCAGGTGCATAATCATGGCTATTAGATCAACCTATGTGCTCCCTCCGCAGCTTATTGGagaagctttgcatgtctatgCCTGCCGGTGGCTACCGGGCCTCACGAAGCTCAAAAGTTCTGGCAGTTCAGCGTCTCAAACAGAAGAATCTAATAAGGAGAAAAACCGAAAAATTCTTGAAACAATCGTGAGCATGATTCCTGCAGATAGAGGGTCTGTTTCGGTTGGCTTCTTGTTTAGGCTTCTCAGCATTTCAATTCACCTTGGTGTCTCTTCGGTGACCAAAACAGAACTAATAAGAAGAGCAAGCTTACAGTTTGAAGAGGCAACAGTGAGTGACCTACTTTACCCTTCAAAATCCTCTTCTGACCAGAACTATTATGATACAGAGTTGGTTCTAGCAGTGTTGGAAACTTTCTTGAAGCTTTGGAAAAGAATGTCCCCTGGGGCTGTGGATAACAGCTACTTTTTGAGATCAATCAGAAATGTTGGCAAGCTCATCGATTCCTATCTTCAAGTGGTCGCAAGGGATGACAACATGCAGGTATCAAAGTTtgtgtctcttgctgaaactgtgCCCAGTATTGCCCGGGAAGATCATGATGATCTCTACCAAGCAATTAACATCTATCTTAAG GTACATACTGACCTGAGCAAGGCAGACAAGAAGCGTCTGTGTGGGATTCTAGACTGCCAAAGATTGTCACCAGAAGTGCGTGCCCATGCAGTAAAAAACGAGCTTCTGCCATTAAGAACCGTAGTGCAACTTCTCTATTTTGAACAAGACAAAGGCTCTAAGGCAACCACAAGTCACAAACTGCCAAAGCCACATGAGATACTTCTGGGAGCAAAACATAGACCAGCTACAACTAACGAAGAATTCAACGGAGAAGAAATTAGAGAAAGGGACCACcacaaaactaaaagatcaGATGGTAAGTTGTTGGCATTGGACTTGGAAAAAAAGATGGTTATAAAAGGAGACATTGAGGAGACACGGTCTGAGAAAGCCAGGGGAATCAAAGATGCAAGTAGTTCAAGCGGCAAGGTGGACTTGGATcccaaaaaaatcattagaaGGACAAGAAGTAAATCAGAACATGGCGTCAAAAAGTAA